The DNA segment CCATGACCTGTTTTGACTCCTTTTGCTCTTTAACATGTGTGCCTTCATCAGTACAATCACACCTTTGAAGCAAGTTATTTAATATATCATGGGAAATAAAAGAGAGATTTAATGCTACAAAAATTCCATGCAATCCAACATAAGCATTGACACAGTAAACTGCATATCCAATCGCAGTCAATATCAAGTAACGTGCATGATTAAGGGAGATTACGTAACCTGCATGCAAAAGAAAGTCCACTTAAGACATGTCCAGCAAGAAACTAATGCAAATCTAAATAGGAGAATCTCTTTGCATACCTCCAGCTATTAGTAGCATTGCTATTAACCAAAAGTAGCCATAAATCCACATAATCAAAATGCCACAAGGCCCAATAATAGATAGTCCAGGTGTGAAACCCAAATAGTGAATGAACGTGGCAGCAGCTCCCTGACAAAATGCATATACACATAAATTTTGCACAAACCACTGGTCTTTGTTGCAATTAAAAAAATTGGGCTCTACTCAGAAGTTTCTCAGATTAAATTACTTCTCTCTTATTTGTGGACTATAATACAAGTGAGAGTACATAATTGTGAGTaaaaaaactaaatatataagTTCTCAAACGAATCAAGCACAGTGCAGGAAATGAAATTCAGTGTTTATCTAATGCAATCACAGATACAAACAGACTGAACTTTTTAACCTTAAACCATACTTCTTGGCTTACAACAAGAGATGAAGTGAGATGAAGAAATGGCAGCATACAAACCATGAGTCCCAATCCAATACCGGATATAAGCAAGTAGTTGTGCTAGAATTTACCATGGATGAATGAAAAATCAATTAGATAACTTAAACCATTTGACATCTTCTGCATACATCACCATCTGAGCAGGAAAAGGAATGTGTAAAGAGCTATAACTCTATAAAGAAATTGACTTATTTTCCGATTGACTTTGTAACAATGCTGGATTTTCCTATaacaataaacaaaacaaaaacatatctttttcaaatcatttcacTTCCAAATTGACACAAAATTGCAAATTTGTGGAAGATGTGTTTAAAAGGAGGCTCGATCTGGTTTCTAAATCTATAACAACTGGAGAGATTTTTAAACATACAATAGCTTAATTCTATTTCTACATGTTATTCTTAAGCAAGTAAAAAGTGTATATGCATATACCTTCTCTATGCTTTTACATAGAAATTTCTATTTCCCAAAAGACGATTAGGTGATAAACCACCATAGAGGCACTGAATCTAGTACTCTTATCTATAAAGCATATGCCTATTATCAGGACCTGAAATCCTACTTTAGACATTCCAATGGAAAAGCCAAAGTAGCATATAAGCAATTAAGAACACAATTAAGGATCAAATGCCACTGTCGAGGCCTATAACAACTAAGAACATGATTGAAGATCAAATGCCACTATCTAGGCCATAACAGTATATATCGTATGCACTTGATCATATACTGCAGTAAAGTAATTCATGAAGGGGGAAACGACACCTACGACTAGTGAGTAGAAGCTGGTGATCATTCTGATGCATCCTGACATTTTTTTGATGGCATAAAGAATCACCAACAAGAAACTAAGCTAGCCCAAAAAATAGTTATATATTAAACGAAGCTAGATCGAAACAAGAGACAGAAGAAGCATCAAGCTAGCTGAGATTACATAAACCCAGAAAACAAACATAATCAGCTTTGTTTAAAAATAGAATCTGGTCGAGAGTGAAGAAAGTCATGTCAAGGGTGAGAATTAACGAACCAGAGATAGAATCGCATAGACAATAGAAGTCATCGAAGTCAAGCAAACGAAGCAACTCCACAAAATGACGAATAGCGCTGTTGTACCGAAGGTAAAGAGGGACCTCAAGCCTCTCGCGACACAATCCCTCCAACGCAACAGCAACCTAAAAAGAAACATCGCCACAATTGTGCACCAGCTGTAAACCAAAGGCCAGTGGCGGTCGATCAGAGTCGTAAGTTTCTCCACGGCGTGGCTTGCAGCAACTCGGCCACTCACAAAGTCTTGCTTCTGGAATTGGACCCATACGCACACTTGCTTGAACAAGTCTATACCGCCCATCGAAGCCACAACGATAAGATGCTAATCACAAGAAGCACGACGCATCATCTTCCATCTTAATGGGATTGTTAAAGGATTCTAACGACCATTTTCTTCCAAAGGAGCAAGGTTCATTCAGTAAAACAAAAATCTCATGGGCAATCAGCAATACTATTCCAAAAATCACATTCTTTCATTTTTTGAGCAGATATCTGTGCTCATTTACACTTTCATCACCTCTGCCATCCCGCAACCATCATCATCCGCGGAAAAAAGGACAAAGAACGCACGAAAAACCCTATCTTTCCTGCATCAAACCAGCTAAGGtcctctttttttttgtcttcctCCGGCTACCGCCTGCGACCCGGCCGACGGAGTCCTTGCTGGGAAGGGGAACAACGAAAGAAGACGATTTGGGGGAAAAGGAAGGGCCTTGAGTGGGTGCCTACAACCAAATCCAAACTCCTCGTACGAAACGCCACGAAATAGACAAGGAAAAGGAAATTCGAGAATGCAGGGGAATCCAACTAACCCTTATCCGGTTGTTCTGCTTCTTTTTGGTCGGCGTCGGCCACTGCTCGTGGACAAGAGAGGAGGGGAAGAAAATGGTTGCCAGTAAAAGATAAAGATGGGCGAATCGGGAGAACTACAGAGATTTCGGAGCGGCATGAAAGATCGGaagcagcgagagagagagagagagagagagagtaacgcTGCTGAGGAGTTAGAAAGGGCGGGTTGCATTCGATGTTATATCGGCACACTTTTACCTACCTGTCAACTCTCGTGACCTGTGTAAAGATTACGTCGGCCCCACTGTTCTGAGCAATTACAACGCGGGTACTCTTGGGGTTGAGTAATGAGGAGTATCAGACTCCAGCGTAAGACATTACACAAGGGGAGTCGCTTTCCACGACACCGCAAACCTTTACCAACTAAATATGGGTCCCGTCATTAGACCCAATCACAAGGCGCGTAGTTTTGGGGTGCCGTGTGAACGAGTAGTTCAAAGTATTGTTTAGAGCGCCAAAGTTTTGCCTTCGTGGACATCTCCCGAACTGCTCGACGAATGGGAAGGGGCGCACGTGGGCTCCGTCGTCTCGTCCAACGGCAAGTCACGCATGACAGACCGTCGAAGAGGTAAATGTCAAGAATTCATGTCAATCGATTGATGGGCAGATTTCtaagaaaaatctcaaaattttctttttctgtagAGCGTTTCGTtgctagatttattttttttaagagtTATTTTCTTTCTAAAAGTTGTGATTATAATTGAATTTCGCTTACTTATCTTTCGTCATACTTTGTCGTCACATTGTTTTCACCCCTCGTTTATAATTATGGTTGTGCCTTCGCCTATTGTCTATGTCATGTTATCTTCGTCTTCATCGTATTGTCTATATGCATCCTCCCTTTTATTAGATCTTGACATCATGAGTCTCCCATCGAGTTAGCAGCTACGCCGCCACCATTGAGATAGGAGTAATCCCACCATCACCAATGGACTTTGTCATGTGCTCTTAACCATTAATACGATATTTAGGGACGTGACATTGAGAAATATGATAAAAAAGTGGATAGAGTTAAGGGAAAGGAGAACAATATGAGGCTTACGGGTGAAGAGAAGAGGAAAGGTGAGAGCAATGACGATCTATTATGTCAATATCTAATGAAGGAGGAGGACGTGACTGAGAGCTAGTAGTGTATAGTTCCAACAAAGTTGGAGGACGTGGAGAAAGAGCAAAGGTGGAGAATGCGGAATGAAGATGATGGATGAGGATATGAATGATGGACATGGAGTAGAAAGGTAAAAGCGATAATTCTTGAGGTAGAGGCTAAGgataatattatcttttaaaaaaataagtagCGTACTATATgaataaactaaaaaaaatattttacaaaaaataataataataataataataataataataataataataataatttaagtttttttttaagttACCTTTGATTCATCCATCGATATTTGTTGGTATTATGAAACACCCATACAAAACATATATCAATCCtttatttttttgtataataTTGGTTAACATAAGTTGCAATACCACTAAGTATTTTTTATACCATACAGGTGTGAAAATTGTCAAAATCCTATGTGTTGATTTCATTTTCTATATGTTTTCCCTCACATACACCTAACAAAGACATATATGTGATCTCACAGTGGCTCTCTCATTCCCCCCACCTTATTTGGGTTAAGTGTGACAAAAAGGAGACAGCAAAGGACCAATCGAAGAAcaaatttttgttcttgttcttttcttgatgtGATGATGTCTTGACATTTGTATATTTCAAGTAGTCAGAGGCAGCTCCAACAATTTATCAgtgacatttaaagaaaaatttgaCTGTGATAGTGGTTGCAATATACTCTCCAACTTGTGCACACTTGTGGTGGCATCACAGGGAACACCTAAAGAATGTTGGGTGAGAAAGAGAACATGATGTGGACATGATTGTTGATATTAGAAGGAAAACAGTATGATGGCAGATGGTTGGGTTGTCAACAATTCCACTAGCTAGCTTGATGAGAGATAAAAGAAAAGCATCCCTAAGAACACAAATAGAAACAACACAATGATTGTGTACTACTACTATCTTTGTGAGCTTTGACAAAAGAAAGATGCCAAGGGGAAAACCTAGCCTTTGGAATGTTGAGATCTTTGATTTTGTATGATTTGACTTTTATTTCTTCATTGTTTTTTAGAAGTTTATCTATCTTAACCATTTgctccttgattttttttttttgtcaatccttatatattatttatgtgtGAAATAACTTTATTTTgtaactatatattttttttatattatgctTACTAAAAGTTGATTTGAATTATATTCTTTTCTTTATATCTTTATTACATGATAAGTTCTATAATCTTTGGGTCTAAGTATGATTCATATACTTAATCATAAGAAGCCTTGTTCTTACATAACAtttgcaaagtatttgaaaaaaatattacatatactaattattagatattttattgaaaaattcTAATATTGGTTTTTTACCCGATAACAcctcatatttatttttatttagggGCATCTTTTTTCAACATGAACAAAAATACCCTTATACTTTTACTTAAATGATTTGATCATAGATGttattaaaaaaactttaattttaataattaattatcattaatttttttaaaaaaaataatactaatcaACTTAGAATCATCGTAATGTTATACGATaattagtatcattttttattttgtaaaaaaTTTTACAATAATAAATTATCAAGTTTTTTAATAGTATATGTGATCAAATTATTTAAGTAAAAGAATTAGGCCCTTTTTGTTATCCGAAaagaaattaatattatatattttttgataaaatactCCTAATTCTTTCTAAAccttataatatacatatatacaaaagaAATGACATGaacaaagcaaagcaaagcaaagagAAGAGGATGTATGGCTAAGATTCGAGTTCACTAAGTTGGTGTCCCATGTGATCAGTGTCGTCAAAAAGATGGAGGAAGCTTTAGATGCGGTGGAAGCAAAGGGAGAGGAGGCAGCAAAGAGACGCATGATGGGGGATGCTTGCCATCATTATGTTTCCATGGCCGCGGAATGAGTTGGGAGAGAAAGGTGTCGTTGGATCGAGACACCGGCCTTCGGGAATGAGTGAGAGGACTGCTTTTGATCTTTATTCGTATAGAAATCATTGGAGCTTACTCGATCGATCGCGAGACTGTGATCGCAGATTTGCGGTGGGTGATGATATCGAAATAGGTTTTGACCTAAATAACACCCTTTCgaactatatatattatatttacaggattaattatatattatctcattaACTACCTTCAACGTTTTGAtctttatactttcaaaaattatcttAGGAtatctatatttatgaaagtaaaatttataatcttatttCTCTTCACGTCATTGACTCTACTGACGAAAATACCGTAGGGTGTACCACTGAGCATGTGAGATATTTGCGTCGATAGAGTCGATGGCATGAagagaaacgagattaaatattttactttcgtaagtataagtGATAAGGAATAATCTGGTAATGCTCTCGTGGCCACATTCAGCAAATGTTTCAGCGCAGACTTGGAGCCTCTAGGTTGAGATGGAACATCGTGTGTCAGATGTGTCACCTCGAACTCAAGAGGACAATCGCCCTTTCTCGCGTCATCCAAAGCCGCATAAGACAATGCCATGCGGTACAAAGTCACTCTGGAAAGCTCAGAATAGTGTTGTGTGATGTCGTTCTGTGCAGGTTGGTTAGCGCTCCTGTAGAGATACAAGTCGATCACCCGAGGAGTCGGTCGCCATCATCAGATCACGTACGACTGACCCTCGCTCGCAGGTATAAAAGCCCCCGACCGACATCAAGTAAAGGGGAATTCCTtctttccaaaaaaaaaactctGCTCGATACTAATTTAGTCTTCGGAAGGGTCGAGTCAGGAAATCTCCCTCCCGACCTTGATCAGAGTACAGGAGTCTAACGACAAAGACTAGCCTCGGGAGATGAGGCCAATACTCAACCTGACCTGACAAAGACTCCCATTTGACATCTAACCGCATCGACGATCTTGTACATTGGGGGTCGGACCGAATCGTGCTGACACATCAACCACGGTCTGAGAGTTCGTTAATAATAGGAATCtagtataatttttgaaagtgtaAAGGCTACaactaatatgtaattagcccatatTTTCATTAGCAACCACTATTCCTGTACAAAGTTTATCGACAATAATTATCGCATTACAattgttattttaattttatgttaATTGAGATGAACCATATAAAATTTAATCATCGTATATTGTATATATCATATCAGAACTTATTATCGCTAGAATAATGTTATATGAATAATGTTATATACCGTATATAACATTATCGCTAGAATAATGTTAGCGATAATGTTATATTATCactaaaaacatatttttttattaaatggaTGATTATATGAATAATGTTATATAAAATAGttttcttatgtatgtttttattttaaatttattaaatgaaTACTTATAAACTTTTGACACCTAAAATAAATAATCGTATATTGACTTGTTCTAATGGACAAAcattcatataatttattttagaaGGCAAGATATGATATACAAGGTTGTTTTTTACCTCAAACAAACTGAAGACAAAGAGCACAAGATACAAATAGTTTTCGTCTTCAAAAAAATTCTGAATGTTCAAATGAATTAGTAatgaatgatacaaacatttgaGTAGCCTTCTTAGAATTAGTCTTGTCCAAAgctcaataacaataataaaagaagattcatatgcatagctCAAATAATTGGAATACTAGGACTTCTTTTCCCGTAATAATAATTTACAcactcaaaaaaagaaaaacagaagaGAGAAATGAATTGCCTTCGATACCGTATTTAAACACAGACCAAAGGAGAACCTGATGTTACTCCATCAAAATCATGCAGTAGTTCGTGAAGGGTTCCGACTTCCAGTTCCGTGATTTTTACAAGGGCATCCTAGCACAAGAGACCTAGATAAATTTACCAACATCGTGGCCGCCGTAGTAAATTTACCAACTACAACAACTACTACTAGTACTACTACTACAACAATAAGCGAGACGTTCGAAATAAGTTATGTGTGATGAAAAAGATCGCACAGCATTACAACAATCTCTAAGGTAGCCTTGTCCGAAATGAACAGAGGCCCATTCTAGTTTCCCATCATGTGATCCAGTCCACCTGCCTGAAGGGATGCCACCAGGTTGCCTCCAGCCACATTATGCAGCAGCTGCTGAAGCCATCGGCGAGTCGCTGGATCATCCTGCAATAAGAGTACATGGAGTTGAGATTTTGTGACGCTGAATGAGTAGACAGTGTTAGTAATCACTAAAGAAAGAAATTGGTATGGCTGAATGGTCAGCAGCTATGAAATGTATGGGATGTGTCATTGTCATGGTCAAGAAGTAGCACTTACGCGAAGACAATTGTTGAAGGTCCCATCTTTCAACATCTCTGGGAGACAACTGCGCAGAGCTCCGCATGCCCTGCAAATGAAGGACGTAAAGGTGCAAAAGAATTAAGTCATTGCAGAAGGTAGAAATCAGTGTATTTATCCTACGATGATTTGTTGTAAAACAAACCTTGGGTTATCCGACAGCCTCAGGTAACATCTAATTATATGCTTCAACAACCTTGTAGAAGGTTGCTCTGCAAGGGATACGACCATATTAGCTAGGACACTACCAACAGCAAAGAACCGCTCTGCAGTGGCGCAAATGTATCGAAGCCCAACATCATCCAACAAGATCTTCTGGACAATAAATGTAGCCACCTAACAAAAGATAGATTTAGAAAGTCAATGACTCACAAGAAGATTGTTTGACCAGTTTTAGTTGGAAATGACAACAAGAAAAGGTATAATGGTGTTGTGTCAGTAGATGGTGCATGATCCCACAACTTCTCTAATTGGGTTACTGGAATTAGCACTTGTTACTCCATCATCATGATGGAGCCCTACAATAAATGCTGTTACAGGAAAAATGCCAGCATGGGGTGTACACAGCACCAACCTCAAGTAGAAGATCAAGCCAAAATATCATATGCAAGTTAGATTCCATGTAGCAATCCTAACTGTCTACAGATTGCTAATATTGCTCTAACTACTTAGACAACTTAATAATTCAAATAAGAAAAGAACAGAGAGGTTACACACTGTTTTCGAAAGTTCACTTCCCATCTCCATGGTGCGTAGACACAGCGGAATTATTTctgtttggagaagaaaactgatGACCTCGGTGTCATCAACCTGCACAGATAGCATACTCATGCTCATAATGTTATTTAAAATCCAAAGCTGCTAAGAAAATGAGAcagcaaaaaaatattttaaaaatggaCAATCATGTGATTATTCTGAATAAATAGATCAGCTACAAGATCAGATGTGAAGATAAGGACGATGTATCTTTAATTGTATCAATATTTAATTACTCATATTCCATGGAAAAATAGAACAGTGCTTTctgctccttttttttcttcttactgATTTGGGTTAACAAGATGAAAAGGTTTCGTTTCACCTAATCTTTCTACATCATTATATCATGGTAACTTCTGAAATAAACTATGATACTTATGGCCATCTTATTATCGACCCATGAACTCTTTGATACTTGCTATACATTGTATATCCAAGCATTGCTATGCCTCTGTCAATcgataattataataaaattgggattgcaattaaaataaaattataattttattttacagTTAACAATATACATCAAGGATTGCTAGTCAATTGGCAATTGCTGCCATAAGTTAACGTGTATCGTGGCAACAAAATATTGAGACATGATATGTCAACCCATACTAGAGGTACCAACATGCGGCTAGCCTAATTTTGGCTTGCATAAGAGAATTGATTGGTACAATATGGAACCAAAAGGAATCACATTCTCCTGTGCCATCAAATGAAAATTGTTGATATACATTTATGATCGCAAAGACAAATTTCAAGTCGAAAGAAGGCTTTGCCTAGTGCTCTACAAGATACTTATAAGAACCTGTTGAACTAGATCGTATTGTCTAACAAAGATTTAAATCTTGGGCAGATACCAGTTTCGATGATTCAAGAGACTGGTATAAGACCAGTATTTGAGGCAGTACATTGATCTGTAGCCAACTGAAAAAATTCCGATTTGGTACGAAACTGTATGGTCCGATACTGGTTTCTGCTCAGATCGGTAAATATCATTCAATACATATCGTCAAGTAGTACGCAATTGTATCGACTGATATTTGAAAACATTTTATCCAATATATATGGATTCAACCAGAAACTAGCAATGTACACCTAGTATTGCTCAGGTACTTATTTTGCTATTATTTTAAAGTGATACCAATTAGTTCCAGTCGATGTATGGCCCAATATACTTCTATACACCACTCCAACCAAAGATCATTGTGAGGACCGAACAGTAATACGTCCACTAACTTGACAAGAATTAGCTATAATCGGTCAATTTTGGCCAACTCCTACAGCAATTTGATGATCTAGACTAAGAAATAAAGCAGAATCCAAGCACTTCATGGCTGATCCCAATCCAGATTGGATTGGAATCGACTGTCCCAATAAACTGAGTTTATGACATGTATATATTGACTTAAGAGAAATCAAGAAGGAATGCAGACGATAAAGATATTCCACTGGCGCATGTAAAGAAACTAACTTGACAAGTAGATAATAGGACTGAAATCAGCACCAAAAATTTTGAGCAGAAATACCTTGACAAGAGCCCCAATAACTCCCAAGCTGGTAAGCCTCAAGTACTCAAATGGTCTCGTTTTACTTGTGGTATTTAAAAACGGGTACAAATACAGAGGTATATGTGCTGTAAAAATATGAACAAATTAAATTACAGAAAACAACAACAAAACTTGCAGGTATATTAACGAACAGTCACTACATAGGGATTAGATAACTTCAAGAACAATGTACAGAAAATTGGTTTTGAAAAGGATGTAACATAATAGGTTCAGAAGGTATGATAGTCTCAAACATAATAAAAAGGAAGTTTGTGACCAGAAGATCTGAAGCATCTACAGTTTTCAGAAATTAAAAAAACAATAATAAACAAGGTAATGAGTTGTAAACGACTTGCAAAGTCAACAAGGAGACAACGGCACAGGCTGCTGATTCTATGTATGAAATAAAGGTGACCTGCAAGCAAGCAACAAATGCTGTGACATACCACTTGATATGGATACAGTATGTGAACCCAACCTTAGAGACATTGTAGTGTCAGACTTCCATGAAACCAGTATTTCTAAATATTGTTAATTTGTGATGTatagttatattttttttcttaatattttgttcctgatgattcctcttcctctctttttttttttaattcttttcttCCTTGCAGATGCCTGTGTGAGCAACACAGTGTACCCTAATACTAATATAATGTACCAATCCACCCGATAGCAAGGTTGCAATATAGACTTGTAGTTATCCTTGCTCTGGAGCGAAGTCTAATAATAGTTTTGGCCCTTGCTAACTTGGACCATGAATAGTCCAAGGATGTCAGCAAGAAGGCAAAAAACTACTGGATTGTTTCAACTCATTATTCCCAAAGCAAGCAAGAGCCAGATCTTCAAACCTCGTCTTCTAACTT comes from the Musa acuminata AAA Group cultivar baxijiao chromosome BXJ1-10, Cavendish_Baxijiao_AAA, whole genome shotgun sequence genome and includes:
- the LOC135595426 gene encoding uncharacterized protein LOC135595426 gives rise to the protein MPRGAPSLSLSSLFPCPVLLGSPMANLPPSLSISSASFGGGPAPPSPVASAAAAAAAAAAAAVGQPPKDRKMASAEQLVLDLCDPELRENALLDLSKKRDIFQDLAPLLWYSYGTIAVLLQEIVSIYPALSPPTLSPGASNRVCNALALLQCVASHPDTRILFLNAHIPLYLYPFLNTTSKTRPFEYLRLTSLGVIGALVKVDDTEVISFLLQTEIIPLCLRTMEMGSELSKTVATFIVQKILLDDVGLRYICATAERFFAVGSVLANMVVSLAEQPSTRLLKHIIRCYLRLSDNPRACGALRSCLPEMLKDGTFNNCLRDDPATRRWLQQLLHNVAGGNLVASLQAGGLDHMMGN